A part of Streptomyces sp. NBC_01497 genomic DNA contains:
- a CDS encoding helix-turn-helix transcriptional regulator: MRREPHLKLNDLLAELDMSRAAFYRMRARGQAPKCIKLPNGQLRFRRSDFEAWLNDHEEAFTC, encoded by the coding sequence GTGCGCCGTGAACCTCACCTCAAGCTCAATGACCTGCTGGCCGAGCTCGACATGTCCCGCGCTGCTTTCTACCGCATGCGCGCTCGGGGACAGGCCCCGAAGTGCATCAAGCTCCCCAACGGACAACTCCGCTTTCGCCGTTCCGACTTCGAGGCCTGGCTCAACGACCACGAGGAGGCATTCACGTGCTGA
- a CDS encoding tyrosine-type recombinase/integrase: protein MLTFDVRIYAIEARPDRRKPYRVRWSVAGQKFSKSYALKPQADGRRSELMAALRRGEQFDSEEGLPTSELRELNAVTWYEHARQYAAMKWPRAAAKHRASIADALATVTPAFVSVDVRGYSKPRVLRRALYAWAFRMVLREDGAIVSRLDAEEAPPEVAHALAWIAKHSLSINEAAKPAHVRKALGALSVTLHGKSAAENTARRKRMILNNAFVYAIEREHLDANPLKRVDWQAPATDDEVDFRYVPGPQLAASLIAAVRAQGARGEHLEAFFGCVYYAAMRPGEIAALNASDCVLPAGEDLWGELILAESHPEVAAGWTDTGTPYEKRGLKRRARKTTRSVPIPPPLVGLLKEHRKRYGVATDGRLFRAARGGRVRSTEYCEIWKEARTNALSEEDARTPLAAVPYSLRHAGISLWIKAGVEPPEVARRAGHSLAVMYRVYAKILRGHQSHANQLISAALLVSDSDPT from the coding sequence GTGCTGACCTTCGACGTACGCATCTACGCCATCGAGGCACGCCCAGACCGTCGCAAGCCGTACCGCGTGCGGTGGAGCGTGGCCGGCCAGAAGTTCTCCAAGAGCTACGCGCTCAAGCCTCAGGCCGACGGACGCCGCTCAGAGCTGATGGCGGCCCTTCGCCGCGGAGAACAGTTCGACTCGGAGGAAGGGCTTCCCACCTCCGAACTCCGGGAGCTCAATGCGGTCACCTGGTACGAGCACGCACGGCAGTACGCGGCCATGAAGTGGCCACGGGCTGCCGCCAAGCACCGGGCGAGCATTGCCGACGCCCTGGCCACGGTGACGCCCGCTTTCGTTTCAGTGGACGTGCGCGGCTACTCGAAGCCGCGTGTTCTCCGCAGGGCCCTCTACGCCTGGGCCTTCCGCATGGTCCTACGCGAGGACGGCGCCATCGTCTCGCGCCTGGACGCCGAGGAAGCGCCCCCCGAGGTTGCTCACGCGTTGGCCTGGATCGCGAAGCACTCCCTGTCGATCAACGAGGCAGCCAAGCCCGCCCATGTACGCAAGGCCCTCGGCGCCCTCTCGGTCACACTTCACGGAAAGAGCGCCGCCGAGAACACGGCCCGTCGCAAGCGGATGATCCTCAACAACGCTTTCGTGTACGCGATCGAACGCGAGCACCTGGACGCCAACCCGTTGAAGCGCGTGGACTGGCAGGCTCCGGCGACGGACGACGAGGTTGATTTCAGGTACGTGCCCGGTCCCCAGCTCGCAGCGTCGCTGATCGCGGCCGTCCGAGCCCAGGGCGCCCGCGGCGAGCACCTGGAGGCGTTCTTCGGTTGCGTCTACTACGCGGCCATGCGCCCCGGGGAGATCGCCGCGCTCAACGCCTCTGACTGCGTACTCCCGGCGGGAGAGGATTTGTGGGGCGAACTGATCCTGGCCGAGAGCCACCCAGAGGTGGCAGCCGGCTGGACCGACACCGGCACCCCGTACGAAAAGCGCGGCCTCAAGCGCCGAGCCCGCAAGACGACCCGTTCAGTACCCATCCCGCCGCCCCTGGTCGGACTGCTGAAGGAGCACAGGAAGCGCTACGGCGTAGCCACCGACGGCCGTCTTTTCCGCGCGGCGCGCGGTGGCCGCGTCCGCAGCACCGAGTACTGCGAGATCTGGAAGGAGGCTCGCACCAACGCCCTATCAGAAGAGGACGCCCGCACGCCCCTCGCGGCAGTCCCCTACTCCCTCAGGCACGCCGGAATCTCGCTATGGATCAAGGCAGGCGTCGAGCCGCCGGAGGTGGCCCGCCGAGCCGGCCACAGCCTGGCCGTGATGTACCGCGTCTACGCCAAGATCCTCCGAGGTCACCAGTCCCACGCCAACCAGCTGATCTCCGCGGCGCTGTTGGTAAGCGACAGCGATCCGACATAG